One region of Natronorubrum aibiense genomic DNA includes:
- a CDS encoding aldehyde dehydrogenase family protein: MSQQATEQVSGHYIGGEWTEGNGSETFESENPATGETLATFQRGTETDVDAALEAAEDAFEEWRSLSYIDRAEYLWDIYHELRDRHEELGEIVSRECGKEISEGKADVTEAWHMVEWAAGNARHPHGDVVPSEVAGKDAYMRRKPRGVVGCITPWNFPVAIPFWHMAIALVEGNTVVWKPAEQTPWCGQIIAEMFEDAGIPDGVFNMVQGYGDAGAAITDDDRVDTVLFTGSAEVGHEIAGKVGGEPGKLAACEMGGKNGIVITENADLDIAVHSAVMSSFKTTGQRCVSSERLIVHTDVYDEFKERFVDLAENIAVGDPLEPSTFMGPAIEADHVEKIRKHNELAVQEGADLLVDRFELEPDEIPEGHAEGHWVGPFVYEIEYDTDLRCLKEECFGPHVALLEYDGDVDRALEIHNDTPYGLAGAIISENYRQLNTYRDRADVGLAYANLPCIGAEVQLPFGGVKKSGNGYPSAREAIEAVTERTAWTMNNSKEIEMAQGLSADITTGED, encoded by the coding sequence ATGAGCCAGCAAGCGACAGAACAGGTATCCGGCCACTACATTGGCGGCGAGTGGACCGAGGGGAACGGCTCCGAGACCTTCGAGAGCGAAAACCCGGCGACCGGCGAGACGCTGGCGACGTTCCAGCGCGGGACCGAGACCGACGTCGACGCGGCACTCGAGGCCGCCGAGGACGCCTTCGAGGAGTGGCGTTCTCTGTCGTACATCGACCGCGCCGAGTATCTCTGGGATATCTACCACGAACTGCGCGATCGCCACGAGGAACTGGGCGAAATCGTCTCGAGGGAGTGTGGGAAGGAGATTTCGGAGGGGAAAGCCGACGTCACCGAGGCCTGGCACATGGTCGAGTGGGCTGCGGGCAACGCCCGCCACCCCCACGGCGACGTCGTTCCTTCCGAGGTCGCGGGTAAAGACGCCTACATGCGGCGCAAACCGCGCGGGGTCGTCGGCTGTATCACGCCGTGGAACTTCCCCGTCGCGATTCCGTTCTGGCACATGGCGATCGCGCTCGTCGAGGGCAACACCGTCGTCTGGAAGCCCGCCGAGCAGACGCCGTGGTGTGGCCAGATCATCGCCGAGATGTTCGAGGACGCCGGCATCCCCGACGGCGTGTTCAACATGGTACAGGGCTACGGCGACGCCGGCGCGGCGATCACCGACGACGACCGCGTCGACACCGTTCTCTTTACCGGCTCCGCCGAGGTCGGCCACGAGATCGCCGGCAAAGTCGGCGGCGAACCCGGCAAACTCGCGGCCTGCGAGATGGGCGGCAAAAACGGGATCGTCATCACCGAAAACGCGGATCTGGATATCGCCGTCCACTCCGCAGTGATGTCCAGTTTCAAGACCACCGGCCAGCGCTGTGTCTCGAGCGAGCGCCTGATCGTTCACACCGACGTCTACGACGAGTTCAAAGAGCGATTCGTCGACCTCGCGGAGAATATCGCCGTCGGCGATCCGCTCGAGCCGTCGACGTTCATGGGGCCGGCGATCGAGGCCGACCACGTCGAGAAGATTCGCAAACACAACGAACTGGCGGTCCAAGAAGGCGCCGACCTGCTGGTTGATCGCTTCGAACTCGAACCCGACGAAATCCCCGAGGGCCACGCCGAGGGTCACTGGGTCGGCCCGTTCGTCTACGAGATCGAGTACGACACTGACCTGCGCTGTCTGAAAGAGGAGTGTTTCGGCCCGCACGTCGCCCTCCTCGAGTACGACGGCGACGTCGACCGCGCCCTCGAGATTCACAACGACACCCCGTACGGACTCGCGGGCGCGATCATCTCCGAGAACTACCGCCAACTCAACACCTATCGGGATCGCGCGGACGTTGGACTTGCGTACGCGAACCTGCCGTGTATCGGCGCAGAAGTGCAGCTCCCCTTCGGCGGCGTGAAGAAATCCGGGAACGGCTATCCGAGCGCGCGCGAAGCGATCGAGGCCGTTACGGAACGGACGGCGTGGACGATGAACAACTCGAAAGAGATCGAGATGGCACAGGGCCTCTCGGCGGATATCACGACCGGCGAGGACTGA
- a CDS encoding RIO1 family regulatory kinase/ATPase domain-containing protein — translation MDIRRLARGTVEWGRLERVMQTLADRYDRECIRVEFLEADNWLSIPCVIDEEWFVKIVSRQNALVHAMLTTGRNVGAVSAGTGGFFGRFDTPRGMVEHEYEATERMREIGINAPRPIDAFEVNGLGVLVLEYLPEFRSLDDAPDWFVAERATELFEMLGTLRDHGMAHGDLRGENILLCDDEFYFIDATNVHDDRVAETTAYDLACALAVLEPRIGAFDAVAAAEPVYEPSELLLARRFLDFVRLRPDHEFDAATLRIELERAANRGQ, via the coding sequence ATGGATATCCGCCGGCTTGCCCGAGGAACCGTCGAGTGGGGCCGCCTCGAGCGTGTCATGCAGACGCTGGCGGATCGGTACGACCGCGAGTGTATCCGCGTCGAGTTTCTCGAGGCCGATAACTGGTTGTCGATCCCCTGTGTCATCGACGAGGAGTGGTTCGTCAAGATCGTCTCGAGACAGAACGCGCTCGTCCACGCTATGCTGACGACCGGGCGCAACGTCGGCGCGGTGTCGGCGGGCACCGGTGGCTTTTTCGGCCGGTTCGACACCCCGCGGGGGATGGTCGAACACGAGTACGAAGCGACCGAGCGGATGCGCGAGATCGGCATCAACGCCCCGCGGCCGATCGACGCCTTCGAGGTCAACGGCCTCGGCGTGCTCGTCCTCGAGTACCTGCCCGAGTTTCGATCGTTGGACGACGCGCCGGACTGGTTCGTCGCCGAGCGGGCCACGGAACTGTTCGAGATGCTGGGCACGCTGCGCGACCACGGGATGGCTCACGGCGATCTGCGGGGCGAAAACATCCTGCTGTGTGACGACGAGTTCTACTTCATCGACGCCACCAACGTCCACGACGACCGCGTCGCCGAGACGACCGCCTACGATCTCGCCTGTGCACTTGCCGTCCTCGAGCCACGAATCGGGGCGTTCGACGCCGTCGCAGCCGCCGAACCCGTCTACGAGCCTTCGGAGTTACTGCTGGCCCGCCGATTTCTCGATTTCGTTCGGTTGCGACCCGACCACGAGTTCGACGCGGCGACGTTGCGAATCGAACTCGAGCGAGCGGCGAACCGTGGCCAGTAA
- a CDS encoding DUF7544 domain-containing protein has product MDAIDDLSDALATTRNLLTPIQFGLWVKLAIVVFFVSSFGFGGPTVPGGDAGTFAEDPTIEGTESVEEEFPVEQLVLALLVIGAVVVVLWLLYSVIGAVMEFVFVESLRSSEVHLRRYVSANVGNGVRLFLFRLGVILVTGALVTIPGAVIFVQGDFSALSAGLIAVYVLFGLGLGLVFSLVSRLTTDFVVPIMLQEGRGVIGAWRRFWPTLTGNWVEYVVYVLLVWILTIAIAIAAWFAIAFGIVALLIPFAIVIGLLVLAGDIGLYLAIPVGLLALASVVLFISLVWMPIATYFRYYALLVLGDTNADFDLIPDQRAAVRSDGGTLADRDDDWGGDHDGRSDREPSDRNGWSTDDSAWDDTDDEYDPWDDSSDSSREDSNEDDRDDDRGW; this is encoded by the coding sequence ATGGACGCGATCGACGATCTGAGCGACGCACTCGCCACGACGCGGAACCTGTTGACACCGATCCAATTCGGACTGTGGGTCAAGCTCGCGATCGTCGTCTTTTTCGTTAGCTCGTTTGGCTTCGGCGGGCCGACGGTGCCGGGCGGTGACGCCGGAACGTTCGCCGAAGATCCGACGATCGAGGGGACCGAGTCGGTCGAAGAGGAGTTCCCGGTCGAACAACTCGTCCTGGCACTGCTCGTTATCGGCGCAGTCGTGGTCGTGTTGTGGCTGCTTTATTCGGTCATCGGGGCAGTCATGGAGTTCGTCTTCGTCGAATCGCTTCGCTCGAGTGAGGTGCACCTCAGACGCTACGTTTCGGCGAACGTCGGGAACGGCGTCCGGCTGTTTCTGTTTCGTCTGGGGGTGATCCTCGTCACTGGTGCCCTGGTGACGATACCCGGTGCCGTCATCTTCGTACAAGGGGATTTCAGTGCGCTTTCGGCCGGACTCATCGCGGTGTACGTGCTGTTCGGGCTCGGATTGGGGCTCGTCTTCTCGCTCGTCAGTCGCCTGACCACCGACTTCGTCGTCCCGATTATGCTCCAAGAGGGACGCGGCGTGATCGGCGCGTGGCGGCGGTTCTGGCCGACGCTGACGGGCAACTGGGTGGAGTACGTGGTCTACGTGCTGTTGGTCTGGATCCTCACGATCGCTATTGCGATCGCCGCCTGGTTCGCCATTGCGTTCGGGATCGTCGCGCTGTTGATCCCGTTCGCGATCGTCATCGGCCTGCTGGTGCTCGCCGGCGATATCGGGCTGTATCTGGCGATTCCGGTCGGCCTGCTCGCGCTCGCGAGCGTGGTGCTGTTCATTTCACTCGTATGGATGCCGATCGCGACCTACTTCCGGTACTACGCGCTGTTGGTGCTCGGCGATACGAACGCCGACTTCGACCTTATTCCGGACCAGCGGGCTGCGGTTCGATCCGACGGCGGGACGCTGGCCGACCGCGACGACGATTGGGGCGGCGATCACGACGGCCGCAGCGACCGCGAGCCGTCGGATCGAAACGGCTGGTCGACGGACGACTCCGCGTGGGACGACACGGATGACGAGTACGACCCATGGGACGACTCGAGCGACTCTTCGCGTGAGGACTCAAACGAGGACGACCGCGACGACGATCGCGGCTGGTAG